TTTTAATTAACAGACAATATGTCGCTAAAATGACTATGGTTATTGCTACTGTTATTTGTATTTTAGGCAGTTTAGTTTTTTTCCTATCATTTTCTATGCTATGGAATTTAGCTTTGATTAATGTTGCATTTTTTTCAGGGATGTTTGTTGCTTGTTGGGGCTGGTTTTTCAAATATTACACCCGTCCAGGACAACGGTTAGCAATTGCTGCTGAGGTATTAATTTGGTCAAATGTAATGATGATATTTATCAACGTTATAGCTAACAATGTGTCAGCAGTTTTAGCTTTATCGGTCGCGATAGTTGGATTACTTATGGCATTGCTAGTAACATTTAGTTTGGATGATCAGGAGCGGAGCTCGGAAAAGGTTAATATTGATTTCGACAATATTAACCAAAACAAATCTACAATAGGGTTAAAGCCAATTGTAATATTAGGGTTATTTATATTTATAATAACAATTAATTCTGGGTTAATGTATCAAGTAGTAAATCCAGCATTCTCACACTTTACGCTGCTTACAAGCTATTTCTGGGCACTTCCGTACATATTAGTAATCCTTATTATCAGAAATATAGCCCCTAAGACAAATATGGCGTACATTCTATATGTTGCACTAGCAATGCTGGGCATATCGTATATTTTATTTATGGTTTTAGATATTTCTATTGCAAGCTATCTTTTGATTAACACGTTCATGTTAGGCGCATTTGGAGTTTTTGATTTGTTTTGGTGGAGTATTTTAGGAAAATTCCTAGAGCACTATAAGAACCCAATTAAAGTGTGGGGAATTGGTTTGTCGATGAATGTGCTTGGGATTTTAATAGGTGGATATGTTGGTGCTGTATATGTAGGAGAGGGCGAATATATTCATGCTTCCATTGTAGCCTTAGCTGTAATTTGTACAGCGATATTGATACTCCCTATCTTAAACAATCAGCTTGCAAATACTTTAAAAGGACATGTGTTTCTTTATGATTTTGCACCAGATAGGGAAATGGCTAAAGAAATAGCGCTAACTAAGGAAATGGCGCTAACTAATGAAAAAGAGATATTACAGGAAAGTAATATGCTAGATTTCAAACAGGACTACAAATTAACAGACAGAGAAATGGAGATTACTGAATTACTAGTTCGTGGATATACATATAAAGCAATTGCTAAGACCCTGTTCATTAGTGAAAACACAATGAAATATCATGCGAAAAATATTTATCAAAAATTAAACGTAAAAAGCAAAATGGAGTTAATTAGATTATTATCAAGAAACAGTAACAGCGAGAATAAGCAGTAGCGTTTAGCAGGCCTACAAAAGAAAAGCTAATGGTATTAGCAATATATTTATATGGGTGGGATGGTTTTATTAAAATCCCACCCTTTTTGTGTGTGTTGGAATTGATTAAAAATAGATATTGTAACTATAAGCACGCAATAAAATTAGTATAAGTCGTTAATCATATATAATGGAGGCAACCTAATGCAGCAAAGCGAAAAGTTACCTAAGCAAGAAATCAAAGAAACGGTCACGATTGTACCTAATAAAAAGAATGTTTACCAATTAGTGGCCTGGTCAAAGTGGAGAAAATTGAGAAAGTCAAACAGAATTTAATCACTACGAATAGGAATGAAGTAGATGGTGGAAGGCACCTCCAAATGGGGGTGTTTTATCTAGTTAGAGAAAGGGGCGGCAAAATGGAAAAGAAAAAAGCACTCATTTTAGGAGCTACTGGCTTAGTGGGAAATGAATTATTAAAGATTCTTTTAAATTCTAGCGAATACGGAATGGTGATTGCCATAGTCAGACGACCACTAACTATAAACCATCCCAAGCTCAGAGAAATAGTTAGTGACTTTGAAAATCTTGAAGCTGAGAAGGATTACTTTGCTGTAGACGACGTATTCTGTTGCTTGGGAACAACAATTAAGAAAGCCAAAACCCAGGAAAAGATGTACAAAATCGATGTAGAGTATCCACTGGAGATTGCAAGGCTAGCAGAATTATGCGGCGCTAAGCACTTTTTGCTTGTAAGCTCTATGAATGCTAACCCGAATTCGCGAATATTCTATTCCCGTATAAAAGGACAGCTAGAAGAACTATTACAAAGAATTCCTTATGAAAGAATTTCTATATTACGCCCATCACTATTGTTAGGAAACCGCAAGGAGCATAGATTTGGTGAAGAGTTGGCTACGAAGCTATATAAAGCTATAAATATAATCTTCAGGAAGCCAATGCCGAAGCTTGCCATAGAAGCCAGCGTTGTAGCCGAAGCAATGCATCGGATTGCACAAACACAAAAAAAAGAAAGAGTGGCAGTTTATTCTGCTAGTGCGGTGATGGCGTATGCTATACGATAAATATTGTGAGGAATCAATAATTAAGCATGGGAAAAAGCTTGAATCTAAGACGCTTAAACAGTATTTAGATGAAAACCTAAATCCTACAGTGATTGTGAGAAAAAGCTCTGCTTTTAATTCAGGTAAAGGGTCACTGGGGCAGCTTGTTGAAGAACTAGTTTTTGGTTATAAAATCAATTCTGCAAAACAAGCCGACTTCCATGATGTGAATATGGAGCTTAAAGTTGTGCCGCTGAAAAGGGTTAGACCCGTGAAAAGCAGTAAATTAGTCTGCAAGCAGCGAGGCTTAGCAGTCAAAGAACGCATGGTGCTATCAATAATAGATTATATGACAATTGTTAACGAAGATTGGGAAACAAACTCATTAGCAAGTAAGCTGTCAAAAATATTATTGATTTTTTATATTTATGAAAAAGACGTTAATTTATTAGATTACACCTTTGAATTAGTAGATAAATGGGAGCCATCAGCTACAGATTTAGCAATTATTAAAAAAGATTGGAATACCATTATCGATAAAATTAAAAATGGGTTAGCACATGAATTATCAGAAGGAGATACTTTTTACTTGGGTGCAGCTACAAAGGGGGCATCGTCAAAATCATTACGAGCACAGCCATGCTCCCCGGTGCAAGCCATGCAAAGGGCTTTTTCGCTAAAAAGAAGTTATGTAGAAAACATTTTTGAAGAATTAATTACTAATCAATCTGAAGAAAATGTAGCAGAAAAACCTATCGATGTAATAATTCATGAGATTATGACGCGCTATAAAGGACAGACTGTTGCTGAAATTATAGAAAAGCTAAATATAGAAGTATCAACGGCTAAAAACTGGTTAAATCTTATTTGCAGAAAATTACTTTTAGCAGAATTAGGCGATACATTTGAATCCTTTGGTCAGATTAAGAAAGCGGGAATAGAGCTAAAAACTATATGCTTACAGATTAATGGCATCCCAAAGGAAGGAATGTCATTTGAACAAATTAATTATAGTGAAATAATCAATGAAAGCTGGGATGACTCAAATATTAGAAGTCGCTTTGAGTCCAAAAAGCATTTATGGATAGTCTTTAAAGCGCAGATACATTACAAGAAACAAAAGGATTTGAGCTTTAAAGATATAATATTTGATCAGTGCATGTTTTGGAACATGCCAGCTAAAGACCTCGAGGTGGATTATAAAGCACTATGGGAGGATACTGTACAAAAAATAAGGGAAAATGATTTTGATAGCTTCTTAACGTCAAAAGATAATCCAGTAGGCCATATAAGACCAAAAGCAAAAAACTCTAAGGATAAAGATATATTTAATGGTGTGCTAGTTCCTAAAAAAGCTTTTTGGTTAAATGCGCGCTATATAGCTAATCAAATCGAGAAACATGTAAGTAGAGTTAAATGAAAAATTGGGATTCCTATTTAATAAAAAATACGGTTAGTACTTTAATTAAAAATGGGATTAGTACTTATTATGGGAGCATTAGTTTGATATAATATGTACAAGCTAGATACCTGGAGGTACATATGGAAAAGTCAGTAGTTGAATTATTTGCGGGTGTTGGGGGATTTCGTCTAGGGCTCGGACAGGCTTCGGAAGAGTTCAAATTCGTTTGGGCAAACCAATGGGAGCCTAGTAGAAAGGCGCAGGATGCCTACGAATGCTATATTAGCCACTTCGGAAATTCAGATATACATAGCAATGAAGATATAAATAAGGTTGATAAAAACGACATACCACAGCACTCTGTATTAGTTGGGGGCTTTCCTTGTCAGGACTACAGTGTGGCAAGAACTGGCGCCCAAGGCATTAAGGGGAAAAAAGGTGTATTGTGGTGGGACATCTATGAAATACTAAAGGCTAAAACCCCGCCATTTGTGATATTAGAAAACGTCGATAGATTACTAAAGTCTCCAAGTTCTCAAAGGGGGAAGGATTTTGGTGTCATCTTAGGGTGTTTTAAGGAATTAGATTACTCAGTAGAATGGCGTGTTATAAATGCAGCAGATTATGGATTCCCTCAGCGAAGAAGAAGAATTTTTATTTTCGCTTATAAAAATAATACAAGCTATGCCAAAGGATTAAAAGAATATAATCTTAATGAAATAATTGAACACACAGGCTTCTTTCAGCAGGGATTTCCAGCTGAGCCAATATCATTAGAGTTAAGCAATAAGAGTAAGAGCACATTTGATTTTATTTTTGAAGATTTAATAGAAGTATCAGATAACTTCACATTAGAGTTTTCAAATGCAGGCATTATGAGAGGAAATGAAATACATACACAACAATTATGTGCTTCAGAATGTTATACAGTTGAACAACAGACGCTTAAGGATATTTTAGAAAGTAATGTTGATGAAAGATATTACTTAAATGGCGAACTGGATGATTGGCTTTACATGAAAGGTCCGAAGCGGATTGAACGCACTAACAAGAATGGACATAAATACATTTTTGCAGAGGGTGGAATAGCCTTTCCTGACCCTGTAGACAAGCCTGCTAGAACAATGCTAACTAGTGAGTCGTCGAAGAATAGAAGCACACACATAATAGAAGACCCGCTAACTGGCAGAAAAAGAAAGCTAACACCTATTGAGTGTGAAAGGCTAAACGGCTTTCCAGATAACTGGACAAACACGGGTATGTCAGAGCGATTTAGATATTTTTGCATGGGCAATGCCTTAGTAGTAGGCTTAATTGAAAAAATGGGAATTACATTAAGTGAAATTATCGATGGCGAAACCAGCTCTAGTAGCGAAAAGGAAGATCAACTAACAGCAGTATCCTAAGTTGTAATAATTAATATTTATAAAAACGCAGCATCTAATTTGTTTAGTGTATAATAAACCTACTACAGAGGTTATTATAGCCTTAGGGAAGAGGGAAATGATGATAAAAATAATGGCAGACTCTACCTGCGATTTATCACAGGATATATTAGAAAAGTACGACATAGGCGTTGCACCACTGAAAATTAATATCGATGGAAAAACCTACAGTGACAAAATAGATATTAAAACAGATGAATTATTTGAATTGCTTCCAAATATAGAAAAGCACCCTACAACGTCGATGCCAAGTCCTACAGAATTTCTAAGCATTATGAAAGAGGCCGTAGACAAAGGACATACATCTATATTGTGTATATGTATGTCTAGTGGGACAAGTGCTTCCTATCAGGCTGCAGAAATAGCTAAAGATACTTTTTATGATGAAAATCCTAATTCAGAAATTAAAATACACGTTGTAGACTCTAAAAGCATGAGTCATGGTAGTGGCTGGCTAATACTAAAAAGCGCTAGACTAAGGGATGAAGGTGCTAGCTTTGATGAGCTAGTTAAGTTTAACGAAGCTTATAAGAAGAATGTTAAGCACTATTTATCCGTAGATGATCTAGATCATTTAATTCGCAGTGGTCGTTTGACTAATACAAGTGCCTTTATTGGGAAGTTACTTAAGTTAAAGCCGATAATGTCCATGAAAGACGGTAAAGGCGCCATAGTTGCTAAGGAAAGAGGCCGCAAAAAGGTTCTAAACCACTATGTGAGTGAATTCTTAAAAAGAAACAATCCTGAGCTTACGGATTTCATTATCATTGGCTACTCGAATGAAATCGGAGTAGCTGAAGTATTAAAAGAGAAGTTAATTCAAGAAGCGGGCTATAATGGTGAGATATTTATTATGCAGATGGGGGTTGCCGTTAGTACCCATGTAGGACCTGGGGCGATTTCTCTGTTTTTTATTGAAAAGAATCGCAACTAAATAATCTAATTTAGAATACAACGTATTGGAGGGACATCGCTAGATGTCCCTTTAAATAGATTTAAGGTTGAAATGAGAACGGATTAAAAGAAATTTAAGAATTTCTAATGTATTTCTAATGTTTTACCAATGGCATATAAAGGATTTCTATTTATACTAACCATAATGAAAGTTAAAGGAGGAGATATTATGGTTACAATAGAACAAGTAGAAAAGCTACGAAAGCATACGGGAGTATCTTATGAAGAAGCGAAAAAGGCGTTAGAGGAGACGAACGGTGATGTCTTAGAGGCGGTCATTAATTTAGAGAAGCAAAATCGGATTAAACCGCCTAATGAAGGAGGACAATATCAATCCAGCTCAGGGCAACAACAGAATAGTGATAGTAAGATTAATGAAACTAGCGATGAAAATCAAAGCAACTCTAATTCAACGAGCTTTGGAGAAATGATTGGACGCTTTTTCAGATGGTTTGGGAAAATTGTACACAAAGGAAATACTAACAGTTTTAAAGTAATGAAAGATAACGAAAAAATTATGGCCATACCATTAACGGCTATGGTGCTACTGCTTATTTTTGCATTCTGGCTTGTCATTCCATTGGTGATTATTGGGCTGTTCTTCGGCTATAGATATTGGTTTGAAGGACCAGAGGTGAGTAATCCATCAGTCAATCGAGCTATGGATTCAGTGGCAGACGCTGCTGAAAGCTTAAAAAAAGACTTCACTAACGGAATGAACGACAAAAAAGGTGAGTAAAAATGGAGAAAATACTAATTATTGAAGATGAAGAAAAGATTGCCCGTTTTATTCAGCTTGAGCTAGAATACGAGGGTTATCAAGTAGAAAAAGCTTTAAATGGAAGGGATGGGCTTGAGATGGTTAAGGCTCAGCCCTTTGACCTCGTTCTGCTAGATTTAATGCTACCAGGCCTTAATGGCATAGAGGTGCTGCGTCGGATTCGACAATTCTCCAATCAACCAGTAATCCTGCTAACGGCACGTGACTCCGTAATGGATAAAGTGACAGGACTGGACGGCGGAGCTGATGATTACATTACTAAGCCATTTGCAATTGAAGAATTGCTAGCAAGGATTCGCGCAACTCTAAGGAAGGCTTCAGCAAATAATACTGCAGTGACATCGCACGTATTAAGGGCAGGGCCGCTAGAATTAGATGCAAGTCGTAGAAGGGCTTGCGTATATGATACTGTACTTGATTTGACAAAACGGGAGTTTGATTTACTTCAATGTTTATTAGAGAACAAAAACATAGTATTACAGAGGGAAGTACTTTTAGAGAAAATATGGGGTTATGATTTTGACGGAGGCTCTAATGCAGTTGATGTGTATATACGCTACCTGCGTGCTAAGGTTGAGGAGCCTTTTAGCCTAAAGCTTATACATACCGTAAGGGGTGTAGGGTACGTGATTAGAGATGAATGAACAGCAAAGCAATAAAGCAAAGGGAGTAAGTATATCTGATAAGATACGCTCATCGCTAGTTATAAAGTTAAATCTGCGGATGCTTGCTATTTTGCTGTCTGCTTTTATGTCTATTAATACATTGTTGTTAATTATAGTGTCGACAAGCACTATCTATCAAATTGAAAAAGGCGCGATACAACTAGCTCAAGATGTCGTAGCTACTGAAAACGCTATAGCAGTAGAATCTTATGAAGTCCTAGGATATCGAATTACGGGATTGGATGTGCTTACTGGACAGGAAACAGAAGGCGAAGGTTATCAATTGCCATGGGCAATCCAAAAAAGAACACCAATTAAAGATGCAAGCACGACAAGAAATATACTAACAGTTAATTGGCAAGAAGATATGATGGTTGCCGAGTGGATACGTCAAATAGATTACGAGCTTAGATTTACTGTTGAGAATCAAACCTTTCTGGTTGTGTATAATATAGGTGAGGATCTTGCGCGCATAACGGTTATTGCGATAATTGTTCTAGCGGTGGAGCTGCTGTTACTAATAAGCAGCTTATTCAAAGGTTCAACAGCCATCCGTAAAACCTTAAAGCCTATTTCTGAAATGGCAGAAACGGCAAAAGCACTCAATGAACAAGTCGCGAATATAGGTGCTGGAGGAAAAGATATCACATCGCTAGCTGGCGCCATTAGTAGTATTGACGCTAGCCAGCTTGACAAG
This is a stretch of genomic DNA from Desulfuribacillus alkaliarsenatis. It encodes these proteins:
- a CDS encoding LuxR C-terminal-related transcriptional regulator is translated as MIALLRNDRIKLISFSLFFGWLLAVPFEGQVLYRLLELSDIEGSMHTVIAVFAHFLGLIVSGFLINRQYVAKMTMVIATVICILGSLVFFLSFSMLWNLALINVAFFSGMFVACWGWFFKYYTRPGQRLAIAAEVLIWSNVMMIFINVIANNVSAVLALSVAIVGLLMALLVTFSLDDQERSSEKVNIDFDNINQNKSTIGLKPIVILGLFIFIITINSGLMYQVVNPAFSHFTLLTSYFWALPYILVILIIRNIAPKTNMAYILYVALAMLGISYILFMVLDISIASYLLINTFMLGAFGVFDLFWWSILGKFLEHYKNPIKVWGIGLSMNVLGILIGGYVGAVYVGEGEYIHASIVALAVICTAILILPILNNQLANTLKGHVFLYDFAPDREMAKEIALTKEMALTNEKEILQESNMLDFKQDYKLTDREMEITELLVRGYTYKAIAKTLFISENTMKYHAKNIYQKLNVKSKMELIRLLSRNSNSENKQ
- a CDS encoding oxidoreductase, whose protein sequence is MEKKKALILGATGLVGNELLKILLNSSEYGMVIAIVRRPLTINHPKLREIVSDFENLEAEKDYFAVDDVFCCLGTTIKKAKTQEKMYKIDVEYPLEIARLAELCGAKHFLLVSSMNANPNSRIFYSRIKGQLEELLQRIPYERISILRPSLLLGNRKEHRFGEELATKLYKAINIIFRKPMPKLAIEASVVAEAMHRIAQTQKKERVAVYSASAVMAYAIR
- a CDS encoding Sau3AI family type II restriction endonuclease, which codes for MLYDKYCEESIIKHGKKLESKTLKQYLDENLNPTVIVRKSSAFNSGKGSLGQLVEELVFGYKINSAKQADFHDVNMELKVVPLKRVRPVKSSKLVCKQRGLAVKERMVLSIIDYMTIVNEDWETNSLASKLSKILLIFYIYEKDVNLLDYTFELVDKWEPSATDLAIIKKDWNTIIDKIKNGLAHELSEGDTFYLGAATKGASSKSLRAQPCSPVQAMQRAFSLKRSYVENIFEELITNQSEENVAEKPIDVIIHEIMTRYKGQTVAEIIEKLNIEVSTAKNWLNLICRKLLLAELGDTFESFGQIKKAGIELKTICLQINGIPKEGMSFEQINYSEIINESWDDSNIRSRFESKKHLWIVFKAQIHYKKQKDLSFKDIIFDQCMFWNMPAKDLEVDYKALWEDTVQKIRENDFDSFLTSKDNPVGHIRPKAKNSKDKDIFNGVLVPKKAFWLNARYIANQIEKHVSRVK
- the dcm gene encoding DNA (cytosine-5-)-methyltransferase; the protein is MEKSVVELFAGVGGFRLGLGQASEEFKFVWANQWEPSRKAQDAYECYISHFGNSDIHSNEDINKVDKNDIPQHSVLVGGFPCQDYSVARTGAQGIKGKKGVLWWDIYEILKAKTPPFVILENVDRLLKSPSSQRGKDFGVILGCFKELDYSVEWRVINAADYGFPQRRRRIFIFAYKNNTSYAKGLKEYNLNEIIEHTGFFQQGFPAEPISLELSNKSKSTFDFIFEDLIEVSDNFTLEFSNAGIMRGNEIHTQQLCASECYTVEQQTLKDILESNVDERYYLNGELDDWLYMKGPKRIERTNKNGHKYIFAEGGIAFPDPVDKPARTMLTSESSKNRSTHIIEDPLTGRKRKLTPIECERLNGFPDNWTNTGMSERFRYFCMGNALVVGLIEKMGITLSEIIDGETSSSSEKEDQLTAVS
- a CDS encoding DegV family protein, yielding MIKIMADSTCDLSQDILEKYDIGVAPLKINIDGKTYSDKIDIKTDELFELLPNIEKHPTTSMPSPTEFLSIMKEAVDKGHTSILCICMSSGTSASYQAAEIAKDTFYDENPNSEIKIHVVDSKSMSHGSGWLILKSARLRDEGASFDELVKFNEAYKKNVKHYLSVDDLDHLIRSGRLTNTSAFIGKLLKLKPIMSMKDGKGAIVAKERGRKKVLNHYVSEFLKRNNPELTDFIIIGYSNEIGVAEVLKEKLIQEAGYNGEIFIMQMGVAVSTHVGPGAISLFFIEKNRN
- a CDS encoding DUF4342 domain-containing protein, with protein sequence MVTIEQVEKLRKHTGVSYEEAKKALEETNGDVLEAVINLEKQNRIKPPNEGGQYQSSSGQQQNSDSKINETSDENQSNSNSTSFGEMIGRFFRWFGKIVHKGNTNSFKVMKDNEKIMAIPLTAMVLLLIFAFWLVIPLVIIGLFFGYRYWFEGPEVSNPSVNRAMDSVADAAESLKKDFTNGMNDKKGE
- a CDS encoding response regulator transcription factor, encoding MEKILIIEDEEKIARFIQLELEYEGYQVEKALNGRDGLEMVKAQPFDLVLLDLMLPGLNGIEVLRRIRQFSNQPVILLTARDSVMDKVTGLDGGADDYITKPFAIEELLARIRATLRKASANNTAVTSHVLRAGPLELDASRRRACVYDTVLDLTKREFDLLQCLLENKNIVLQREVLLEKIWGYDFDGGSNAVDVYIRYLRAKVEEPFSLKLIHTVRGVGYVIRDE